From Xyrauchen texanus isolate HMW12.3.18 chromosome 9, RBS_HiC_50CHRs, whole genome shotgun sequence, the proteins below share one genomic window:
- the LOC127649655 gene encoding insulin-like growth factor-binding protein 1 isoform X1, translating to MRGLCLSVMFVSIFWPAELTPVVGPEPIRCAPCSQDQLSACPVVSSDCQEVLREPGCGCCFACALKKGESCGIYTAHCSTGLRCMPRPGDPRPLHALTRGQAVCTENDETEDDTDITSEQGSLNYLLGLNRPLNPQDAAEAQESIKAKVNAIRKKLVQQGPCHTELHASLDIITESQQILGEKFTNFYLPNCDKHGFYKAKQCETSLIGHPPRCWCVSSWNGKRIPGSDDLTGDAQCHQEVTH from the exons ATGCGAGGATTGTGTTTGTCGGTGATGTTCGTGAGCATCTTCTGGCCAGCGGAGCTTACACCTGTGGTTGGGCCAGAGCCCATCCGCTGTGCTCCATGCTCCCAGGACCAGCTCAGCGCCTGTCCCGTGGTGTCTTCGGACTGTCAGGAGGTCCTGAGAGAGCCGGGCTGCGGTTGCTGCTTCGCCTGTGCTCTGAAGAAAGGTGAGTCCTGTGGAATCTACACGGCTCATTGCAGCACTGGATTGCGCTGTATGCCAAGACCTGGTGACCCACGGCCGCTCCACGCTCTGACACGTGGACAAGCCGTCTGCACCGAAAATGATGAGACTGAAG ATGACACAGATATCACATCTGAACAGGGCTCTTTGAATTATCTGCTGGGACTCAACAGACCGCTTAATCCACAGGACGCGGCAGAGGCACAAGAGAGCATCAAGGCCAAAGTGAATGCAATCCGAAAGAAACTGGTACAACAG GGTCCATGTCACACTGAATTGCATGCCTCTTTGGACATCATTACTGAATCACAGCAGATATTAGGCGAGAAATTCACAAATTTCTACCTCCCTAACTGTGACAAGCATGGGTTCTACAAGGCCAAACAG TGTGAGACGTCTCTGATTGGCCATCCGCCACGCTGTTGGTGTGTGTCTTCCTGGAATGGAAAGAGAATTCCAGGCAGTGATGATTTAACAGGAGATGCCCAGTGTCATCAAGAGGTCACGCACTGA
- the LOC127649655 gene encoding insulin-like growth factor-binding protein 1 isoform X2: MRGLCLSVMFVSIFWPAELTPVVGPEPIRCAPCSQDQLSACPVVSSDCQEVLREPGCGCCFACALKKDDTDITSEQGSLNYLLGLNRPLNPQDAAEAQESIKAKVNAIRKKLVQQGPCHTELHASLDIITESQQILGEKFTNFYLPNCDKHGFYKAKQCETSLIGHPPRCWCVSSWNGKRIPGSDDLTGDAQCHQEVTH, from the exons ATGCGAGGATTGTGTTTGTCGGTGATGTTCGTGAGCATCTTCTGGCCAGCGGAGCTTACACCTGTGGTTGGGCCAGAGCCCATCCGCTGTGCTCCATGCTCCCAGGACCAGCTCAGCGCCTGTCCCGTGGTGTCTTCGGACTGTCAGGAGGTCCTGAGAGAGCCGGGCTGCGGTTGCTGCTTCGCCTGTGCTCTGAAGAAAG ATGACACAGATATCACATCTGAACAGGGCTCTTTGAATTATCTGCTGGGACTCAACAGACCGCTTAATCCACAGGACGCGGCAGAGGCACAAGAGAGCATCAAGGCCAAAGTGAATGCAATCCGAAAGAAACTGGTACAACAG GGTCCATGTCACACTGAATTGCATGCCTCTTTGGACATCATTACTGAATCACAGCAGATATTAGGCGAGAAATTCACAAATTTCTACCTCCCTAACTGTGACAAGCATGGGTTCTACAAGGCCAAACAG TGTGAGACGTCTCTGATTGGCCATCCGCCACGCTGTTGGTGTGTGTCTTCCTGGAATGGAAAGAGAATTCCAGGCAGTGATGATTTAACAGGAGATGCCCAGTGTCATCAAGAGGTCACGCACTGA
- the LOC127649652 gene encoding uncharacterized protein LOC127649652, which yields MFHIVVFDNTNEVEVVPSVWIKNGECMWPSNKIDVAKAVKFQECPREGWKPHKARIIFTSHDYNEARLRLPEAVLHTDLGSDGGESPVKCKRRRIRKNILFPGEEDDDDDHEIKGSSKVKKSRTDAKLLRQTLLTSTQVTTVLLNFTQVTTVLLNSTQVTTVHLNSTQVTTVHLNSTQVTTVLLNSTQVTTVHLNSTQVTTVHLNSTQVTTVLLNSTQVTTVHLNSTQVTTVHLNSTQVTTVHLNSTQVITVLLNSTQVTGTVLTSTQVTGTVLSSIQKAGAVLRCTKVSTSTLASFLQAAVRPVHRGTPAVTHVHRGTPAVITVLFTTWRNN from the exons ATGTTTCATATTGTTGTGTTTGACAATACAAATGAGGTTGAAGTTGTGCCTTCAGTCTGGATAAAAAATGGGGAGTGCATGTGGCCTTCAAATAAAATTGATGTTGCAAAAGCGGTAAAATTCCAAGAATGTCCTAGAGAGGGATGGAAGCCCCATAAGGCCAGAATTATCTTCACGTCAC ATGACTACAATGAAGCTCGTCTCAGACTACCTGAAGCTGTCCTTCACACTGACCTTGGAAGTGATGGAGGGGAGTCGCCAGTTAAAtgtaaaagaagaagaat ACGCAAGAACATACTTTTTCCTGGAGAGGAAGACGACGATGATGACCATGAGATAAAAGGATCCTCGAAAGTAAAGAAGTCGAGAACTGA TGCAAAACTCCTGCGTCAAACACTCCTAACCTCCACTCAAGTGACCACAGTACTCCTGAACTTCACCCAAGTAACCACAGTACTCCTGAACTCAACCCAAGTAACCACAGTACACCTGAACTCAACCCAAGTAACCACAGTACACCTGAACTCCACCCAAGTAACCACAGTACTCCTGAACTCCACCCAAGTAACCACAGTACACCTGAACTCAACCCAAGTAACCACAGTACACCTGAACTCCACCCAAGTGACCACAGTACTCCTGAACTCCACCCAAGTAACCACAGTACACCTGAACTCAACCCAAGTAACCACAGTACACCTGAACTCAACCCAAGTAACCACAGTACACCTGAACTCCACCCAAGTAATCACAGTACTCCTAAACTCCACCCAAGTGACTGGAACAGTCCTGACCTCTACCCAAGTGACTGGAACAGTCCTGTCCTCCATCCAAAAAGCTGGAGCAGTCCTACGCTGCACCAAAGTCAGTACTTCAACACTGGCAAGTTTTCTCCAAGCAGCAGTGAGACCCGTGCACCGAGGCACACCAGCAGTGACACATGTGCACCGAGGCACACCAGCAGTGATCACAGTTCTCTTCACAACCTGGAGGAACAACTGA
- the LOC127648980 gene encoding gastrula zinc finger protein XlCGF8.2DB-like produces the protein MRGVNGKIGFQRLQIRDVVIAAVRRNRLTSGATDQEIDSTVKRWLHLAPDRDGGRKERMKRKENHMEVKEESQELIRGVEENQHHFITGENSGSSSQNKKTVTCPQCGQSFIERGRLKEHIRIHTGERPYKCDHCGKTFRQCGKSFTENGHLKNHVRIHSGERPFTCPQCGQSFIRKGDLKSHIRIHSGERPFRCPQCGKCFKWANGLKDHLSTHSKRRPFNCDQCGEHFSVASNLEAHLKIHANERPYLCSFCGMRFSLLDYLKEHQKIQTGVKSLVCSECGNTFARASCLKEHQKLHLGGKPHKCSYCGKSFSHSGHLKTCESAHWREAISLLFVWEEFQHIKYTTKT, from the exons ATGAGAGGAGTAAATGGGAAAATTGGCTTCCAGCGCCTGCAAATACGAGATGTCGTGATTG CTGCTGTGAGGCGTAACCGTCTGACATCTGGGGCCACAGACCAAGAAATAGATTCCACTGTCAAAAGATGGCTGCACCTGGCTCCGGATAGGGATGGTGGCCGGAAAGAGAGGATGAAGAGAAAAGAGA ACcatatggaagtgaaagaggaaagtcaagaactgatTAGAGGAGTGGAGGAGAACCAACATCATTTCATCACTGGAGAAAACTCTGGTAGTAGCTCTCAAAATAAGAAGACGGTcacctgccctcagtgtggacagagttTCATAGAAAGAGGACGCCTTAAGGAACACATAAGAATACATACTGGAGAGAGGCCTTACAAATGTGATCACTGCGGAAAGACTTTCAGAC agtgtgggaagagtttcacagAAAACGGACACCTGAAGAATCACGTAAGGATTCACTCTGGAGAGAGGCctttcacctgccctcagtgtggacagagttTCATACGTAAAGGAGATCTCAAGAGTCACATTAGAATTCATTCTGGTGAGAGGCCTTTCagatgccctcagtgtggaaagtgtttcaAATGGGCAAATGGTCTCAAAGATCATTTGAGCACTCACTCTAAGAGAAGGccatttaactgtgatcagtgtGGTGAACATTTTAGTGTGGCTTCAAACTTGGAGGCACACTTGAAAATCCATGCAAATGAGAGACCTTActtatgttctttttgtggaatgaGATTTTCACTGCTGGACTATTTGAAAGAGCACCAGAAAATACAAACAGGTGTCAAATCTCTTGTGTGCTCTGAATGTGGGAATACTTTCGCTAGAGCCAGCTGCTTGAAAGAGCACCAAAAGCTTCATTTAGGAGGAAAACCTCACAAGTGTTCttattgtggaaagagtttcagtcatTCAGGACACCTGAAAACATGCGAGAgtgcacactggagagaagccatatcCCTGCTCTtcgtgtgggaagagtttcagcaCATCAAGTACACTACAAAGACATAG